The sequence aatctgattatattgaaatgagttttatttagcgcacaaaacccaacaaactcccacttgcactaatataaaaaaaagggcatttcaaaaaatgtcaacaccttgatatacaaatcaagtgtaatatgtagtatactctccgtaataggatttgataggttgtattgaatacaacctttcctccaccattacatttccttaatcacaaaatccttgatattgtgaaattcctctctatatgtttactcctctagggatactggattctttacttttttggcaactacttttgcgttagtcaggaagtaacactagtagttaataaatgtttgagcaaatgccaaaaatgtatagaactttcctttagactgaataagtatctttcctgcaactttaacattcagtctctctctaatCTGACAGCCATAaacaacatgtacgctaaacatgtaaacacatatgcatatcattatactaatcttaccttgtttCTAAATTCAGATGTGCCGGCCAACCTCAGTAGAACAACTGCTTGACGAATTACAGGCCCCTAAATTACATTATTCGTAAAACTggtgagtgacacgctaaattaAGGAATTACACGGAATTACCCTAAATAATCAAGGAATCAACAACAAGAAAAATTCAGGAAACCAGTTTGTGATTTGGTTAAACGGTTTTACAAGACCTATAAAACTGGTTAACCGATTTACACCAGGTAAACCAAATTTTTTTGAAACCTTTCCTAATTCGTATCCAAaccataccaaaccttccagacctgcttaATATACCCCAAAGAATATACTCCAAGCAACAAAACAACTAAACAAGCTTAGAATCAAAATCTACCATAAAAGAGCAAAGCTTGAGTTCTTTCACTCATTGCTCAAACATCACAAAAACGCCTAAATCCACTTCAAAACAACATGAATAACCTTAATTTAACTCCAAAAAATAAACTCAAACACTATTCCACAACACAGAACCCTCATACTCAAATTGATGCATAAAACTATAACTTTAAACTTAAGAAATCAAAGAATAAGATGCCTAAGAGCTTTACCTTGGATTGGATCACTAACACTTGATAAATTGCTCAgcaacaagctaaaaacacccAAATCCTTACTGATTTCTATGGGGctcgagagagaaagagagaatttgGAGAGAGAGtgtattttttgtgtttttcctctaattttaataaaataaaaacaaaatcaagttttatctatttaattcaaGCATAAAAATCAGATCATAAGAGTTAATTAAAACTCATAAAAAGACAAAAGAACTctagggcaaaaagaccattttgccccccaCACTAACTAAAAGTCACAAAACCATCAAGGGATAATTTGGTCAATTCTAAAATCCTAACTAATCTCaatattcccaatgtctaactataatccccgctatactaaaaatattaaaatgtgaTTCTAATGACCAAACGTCGCGTTCCGATATTGCcgggcacaaaacatgcaaaaatataaaatttcatatatgacatatataatgtattctgaattcaaataaatctctgtAAAATGATAATTCATAACTAATATgcaagtttcataattaaaccctatttatctactaattttcaaattaaagttaagcggtctttacaattatcccaccttaaaaggatttcgtcctcgaaatctaacctggaCAACTCTGGATAATGAGCCCTCATGTCAGGCTCTAACTCCCAGGTgacttcctccaccttgctaatTCTCCAAAGcaccttgaccaaagctatggttttGTTTCGCAGAACCTTATTTTTTTGTCTAAAATCTGAGCCAGTTGCTATTCGTAAGATAAGTCTGGTTGCAGCTCAAGAATCTCATAACTCAACACATGAGTAGGGTCtgaaatgtatttttgtaacatggaaacatgaaatacattgtgaactactgaaagagctggaggcaaagctaGACGATATGCCACTAGTCTAAgtttctcgagaatctcaaaaggttttgtaaacctagggcatagcttgcctcttttcccaaaacgttagatccccttcattggagacacctgTAAAAATACATGATCTCTTATCTGAAACTCCACATTTCTGTGCTTCgaatctgcataactcttttgcctactctgagaggcaagcattctggcCTTAATCTTCTATATGGCTTCATTAGTCCATTGTATTGATTCCAGAcctaagtatttcttttctcccgtttcatcccagtgaatgggagacCTACATTTCCTGCCATATAACAACTCGCAGAGAGCCATGCCTATTGTAGTCTGATAACTGTTATTATATAAGAATTCTATCAGTTGCAGGTACTTGCTTTAGGAGCCCTCGAAATCCATTACACAGGCTCGTACCATGTCTTTcagtatctgaattgtcctttcggactgtccatcagtttgaggatggaaagttgtactaaattttactttggtacccatagcccgcTGAAGACTCTGCTAGAACTTAGGCGTGAACTTCAAATCTCTATCTGATATAATGGACTTTAGAACACCATGTAATCTCACTCTCTCTTGCACGTACAATTATACATACTGATCCACTATAAAGGTTGTTTTTACCGGTAGAAAATGtgcagacttcgtgaatcgatctaccacaacccaaattGAATCGTGCaatcccgtggttctaggtaatccaaccacaaagtccatggtaatatcctcccatttccacttaGGAAGTGTCAATGGCTGCAATAAACCTgtcggtctctgatgttcagccttgatctgttgACATGTTAGGCATCGGGATACAaattctaccacattcttcttcatcCTGCTCCACCAAAAGtagggtttaagatcttggtacatcttggtggtgccaggATGCAATGAATATGGGGTGGTATCGGCCTCCCCAagaatctcatttctaagttccacactacttgGAACACAAACCTTGGTCTTAAATAACaacatcccactatctgacaccgTAAAATCTTTGGCTTAACTAGCTGAAACTTCTTCTTTGATCCTTAATAATTTTGGATCAATTAACTGAGTAGCTTTAATTcattctaacagatcagattgcagcgtcaagttatgatgtttgcctacaacaaactcgatgcttgatctgaccatgttttctgctaactgaggtgaaatCTTAATCATACCAGTTACGTGctcgggacccttcctgcttaGGGCATCAGCCaatacattggccttcccaggatggtaaaggatttcacagtcataatccttaaccaactctaaccacctctgtctcatattcaaatctttctaagTAAGGAAATATTTGAGGCTCTTATtgtcagtataaatttcacatttctCTCCGTAGAGATAATGCCGGCAAATCTTCAAAGCAAACACTACCCCAACAAGTTCTAAATTGTGAGTCGAGTATCGCTGTTCATATTCTTTCAACTGATGAGAGGCATAGGCGATAACCTGATCGGCCtacatcagcacacaccccagaccctgtctagaTGCGTCATAACAAACTACGAACATTTCTTTATCTGAAGGTAGAGCTAGCATTGGAGTTGTGATTAATCTCTGTTTTAGCTTCTGAAAGCTTGCTTCACACTTATCCGTCCACACAAACTGCCTTTTCTTTTTGGTAAGCTCACTTAAAGGTGTTGAAATCTTAGAGAACCCCTCTACAAACTGACGGTAATAACCAGCCAGTACCACGAAACTTCTAACCTCTGTAACTAATTTTTGTCTCCACCAATCCCTggcggattcaatcttccctggatccaccttgattCCATCTTTACAGAAAATGTGTCCGAGAAAAGagacctgagatagccaaaactcGCACTTCTTGAATTTAACATAcaacttatgttctcgaagccgctGTAGAACCATCTAGAGATGTTgttcgtgctcctcttctgattgagagtgcacaaggatgtcgtcgatgaAAACAATTacacaaatatcgaggaaatccttgaataccttATTCATTAGATCCATAAAAGTggcgggagcattggttagtccaaaagacataaccaaaaattcatagtgcccatacctagtgcagaaagccgcctttggaatgtcctcctctcagattctcaactgatgatagctcGATTAgagatcaatctttgagaaGGTCGtattcccctgaagttgattgaaaagatcatcgatcctaggtaaaggatacttgttcttgttgggttttatgccctaaataaaactcatttcaatataataaaatttacttattaatatagataagaaataacatttaatgttgcatggttcacataatttatttcatgattatatgtacataatgtatgaattcatctgaaacccttttcacatacttgttcctgtttattgtgttgtcaacactttggaaagtaaacatgattatgtgaataaagtttcctagatttatcacacatagggttttactaatatgataatctacaacaaagtttacttacatttggagaaatgctatgttctttccagagcattggttaaagtaaagctcaggttgggtgcatggagtatgcatcggaagggaccgatattgaactttgacttagatttattaaacttaccgtaatatctattcaagtcaatatcgcctagttgatcctagatcaaatgatcttaatcctattatgattaggctcaatatcaggaggctattcgtgttctttgatttgttagttaagcctacttttgggtgagggtgatacgtacattttgggaacgcggtagtgcaattgagtgggagcgctaacataaacatggaatttatagcttctatctgacgaatagtaagtaaaggatgatctccttcgagcttgaccaaacgaaaataaatggtggagtactcatttcacataagctgaaatatcatttatacagggttaagttttttaaggataaattacattgtagggtgtaacggtaatctaatccctttacagtgtagatcattcatatagaggatcattgatcaaattatgtttataacaatggataactaattatgtgtctatatggtggaacatatagagcattttatatactgagagtgcgattctaagttctatacgtggattcaacgaagaattaataagtcagtgaatttaggttataaattcttgatctgcttattggaagctcggttatatagacccatggtccccccactagttgagataatattgcttgtaagactcatataattggttttgattaatcaattataattctcaaattagactatgtctatttgggaatttttcactaagtaagggcgaaattgtaaagaaagagttttaggggcatatttgttaattatgatactttgtatggttcaattaataaatatgataaatgaaaatattatttaattatttatagcgattaaatagttagaattggcatttaaatggttgaattagaaaattagcgtttttgagaaaatcatatgcaaaagtgataaaactgcaaaatcacaaaaagtgaggcccaaatccatactgtatagggccgaccacttttgtagtgttttacatctgatattttcattattttaatgccaaataattcaaacctaaccctagtggaatgctataaatagatagtgaaggcttcaggaaattaacacttttactactgatttccttcagagaaaaacctgagccttctctctctatacctagccgccaccttcttctctttcttccctcttcaattttgaaattacttagtgttagagtagtgcccacacacagcaagtgatacctcaatcatagtgaggaagatcgtgaagaaagactttcaacaagaaggagtttcagcactaaagaatcagagaaagagatccaggttcagatattgataatgctctgctacagaaaggaatcaaaggctagatatctgaacggaaggagtcatattattccgttgcacccaatgtaaggtttctaatactttatatgtgtttatttcgtaatcgttttagaagttcatatttagggtgttaatcaacatactcgtgagtagatctaagatcctggtaaaataatttccaacagttcttGACTGTCAGTTTATTTAATTGtcggtagtcaatacacatacgcaaagatccatctttcttcttgacaaataATACGGGAGCTCcatagggtgacacactaggtcgTGAAAACCCTAGGTCAAGTAACCCCTAAAGCTGAATTATAAATTCCttaagttctgctggagccattctgtaGGGTGCCTTAGAAACTAGTTCTGTTCCAGGTgccaaataattaataaaatcaatttctctCTGCGGTGGCCGAACTATCTCAGGCTGTGTGGTATCCAATATCAtggccagaaaccctagacaACTGTCttgcaataattctctagctgtTAGTACTGAAATCACTGGGATCTTAGATCCTTGAACTGATCCCACAAAGACAAACAGTTCCTCGCCCTCAGGTTGAAAGATTACAATCTTCCGTTTACAATCATTGCTGGCTGAgtacttggataagaaatccattccaagtataatatcaaaaactGCGAAACCCATTTCTattaagtcagcacttaactccctattctcaattctgatcggcataaacctaatccaccttttggagatgacTAATTCTCCACCAGGCAGTAGGGTTCTAAACCCTTTATCATATCTATCATATAGTCTATCCAACTTACTAAAAATTCTGGCTACCACATAAGAATGactggccccagaatcaaagaATACTAAGAAGTaagagttgttgaccgagagctgacctgttacaattGAGGGGCTAGCCTCTGCATCTGCCTGTGTTAGAGCAAACACCCTAGCTAGAGAGGGTTTTCCTGCAGTCTTTTGTTCTTATGTCTTAAGTTGTGGACAATCTCTTATATAATTCCCTGACAAACCACACTGGAAGCACCCTTCCTTCTACACTCTCCCAGATGATGCTTTTTACAACTAGAGCATTCCAGGTAAGTGTATCGGGTTTTAGAACTACCTTGACGTTTGCCTTAACCTTGGTTCCcttggaacctcttgttctgacttgaGCCACCGGATGTAGTTTGTGCCTTTCTTTTTTGATCAGTGGTCGAGCCACTACAACCCCTACCATAACTAGAGGTAGGAAGAGTAAGGGCCCCACCAACAACCTGAGTCCCTTGGGACTCCTTAGTGCACTCTCTTGTGCCCTTAGCTcccatttgttgggttttgtgccctaaataaaacctatttaaatataatcagatttacttattaataaagatcagaaataacattttatgttcatggttcacatgatttatttcatgataatatatataatgtatgaattttatttaggtccagaacatatgaatttgttaatgattatatcgttgtcagcacagtggaatataaacttaattatatgttcgaaagtttattccctgatttgtcagaacactggatttagactgacatggtataatcagcgataggtattcttacaccttggaaaagtgttatgtcctttccaggacattggcaaagtttaccagtatcggatgtatggagtatacatcggaagggaccgatattgaactttgattagatatattagaatttaccgtaatatctattcaattcaatatcacttgttgatcctagacaaatgatcttaatcctgatatgattaggttcaatctcaagagtgttattcgtgttctttgatttgttagttaagcctacttttgggtcagggtgatacgtacattttgggaacacggtagtgcaattgagtgggagggctaacataaatatggaatctatagcttctatctggcgaatagaaagtaaaggatgatttccttcgagcttaaccaaacgaaaaataaatggtggagtactcatttcacttagctgaaatatcatttatacagggttaagtgttttaaggataaaatacattctaGGGTGTTactgtaatttaatccctttacaatgtaaatcatctatatagaggatcattgatcaaattaggattataacaatggataactaatgacgtatctatatcgtggaacatatagagcgttctgtatgactgagagtgcaattctaagttctatgcgtggattcaacgaagaattaataagttagtgaattttagtgctaaattccatatctacttattggaaactcggttatatagacccatggtccccgcactagttgagataatattgcttgtaagactcatgtaattggttttgattaatcaattataattctcaaattagactatgtatatttgtgaatttttcactaagtaagggcgaaattgtaaagaaagagttttaggggcatatttgttaattatgatactttgtatggttcaattaataaatatgataaatgaaaatattatttaataattatttatagttattaaatagttagaattggcatttaaatggttgaattagaaaattggcatttttgagaaaatcagatgcagaaaaggtgaaactgcaaaattgcaaaaagtgaggcccaaatccactaagcatggccggcaacgtttgtaggcaatttaaactgatattttcattattttaatgccaaataattcaaacctaacccttgtggaatgctataaatagatagtgaaggcttcaggaaaattacacttttcttctgacacttctgattgagagaaaaacctgagccttctctctccctatctggccgaccactccctctctctttcttccctctcaaattttgaaattcttagtgtaagagtagtgcccacacacagcaagtgatacctcaaccatagtgaggaagatcgtgaagaaagactttcagcaagaaggagtttcagcatcaaagattcacagaaagagatccaggttcagatattgataatgctttgctacagaaaggaatcaagggctagatatctgaacggaaggagtcatattattccgctgcacccaatgtaaggtttcctaaactttatacgtgtttatttcatcgttttagaaagttcatatttagggtgtgaatcaacatacttgtgagtagatctaagatcctggtaaaataatttccaacaacacaTGTACAAGGAAATCGTTTTTAGCGAGCCAAAACCAATGAAACATGCGAGGAGTAAAAGGGACCCAACTAAA is a genomic window of Cannabis sativa cultivar Pink pepper isolate KNU-18-1 chromosome 9, ASM2916894v1, whole genome shotgun sequence containing:
- the LOC133031369 gene encoding uncharacterized mitochondrial protein AtMg00860-like is translated as MVLQRLREHKLYVKFKKCEFWLSQVSFLGHIFCKDGIKVDPGKIESARDWWRQKLVTEVRSFVVLAGYYRQFVEGFSKISTPLSELTKKKRQFVWTDKCEASFQKLKQRLITTPMLALPSDKEMFVVCYDASRQGLGCVLM